A window from Actinomycetota bacterium encodes these proteins:
- a CDS encoding (2Fe-2S)-binding protein produces the protein MKVTVVVNGQERSAEVEPRLLLVHFLRERLRLTGTHVGCDTTSCGACTVLLDGTPVKSCTMFAVQAEGREVTTVEGLAAGGALHPIQEGFKEEHGLQCGFCTPGMLLASKALLDENPDPSEEEIRWALSGNLCRCTGYQNIVNAVQWTARKLQSDSAATGAS, from the coding sequence GTGAAGGTCACCGTGGTCGTCAACGGGCAGGAGCGGTCGGCCGAGGTCGAGCCGAGGCTGCTGCTGGTGCACTTCCTGCGGGAGAGGCTCCGCCTCACCGGTACCCACGTCGGCTGCGACACCACCAGCTGCGGCGCCTGCACGGTGCTGCTGGACGGCACCCCGGTGAAGTCGTGCACGATGTTCGCCGTCCAGGCCGAGGGCCGCGAGGTGACCACCGTCGAGGGCCTGGCCGCCGGCGGGGCCCTCCATCCCATCCAGGAGGGGTTCAAGGAGGAGCACGGGCTCCAGTGCGGCTTCTGCACCCCGGGCATGCTGCTCGCCTCCAAGGCCCTGCTGGACGAGAACCCCGACCCCAGCGAGGAGGAGATCCGCTGGGCCCTGTCCGGCAACCTCTGCCGCTGCACGGGCTACCAGAACATCGTCAACGCGGTGCAGTGGACGGCGAGGAAGCTCCAGTCCGACAGCGCCGCGACCGGCGCCAGCTAG
- a CDS encoding aerobic carbon-monoxide dehydrogenase large subunit: MTQDHTAEHWLGKSVKRKEDDRFLQGKGNYVDDINLPGMLHMSILRSPVAHARINSIDTSAAEAVDGVVAVVTGELLAQHNLAWMPTLSGDTQAVLATDKVRMQGQEVACVIAEDPYIAHDALELIEVDYDPLPVVVTPQQSLEPGAPVIRDDKEDKHDNRIYHWEAGDKEATDEAFAKADRVVSYETFYPRCHPAPMETCGCVADVNPVTGKATIYMTSQAPHAHRTVFALVAGLPEHQIQIVSPDIGGGFGNKVPIYPGYVVATAASLLLGRPVKWIEDRTGNLISTGFARDFYMKGELAVDNDGKMLGLRVNMLSDQGYAYADAQPSKLKAGLFHIVTGSYDIPAAHVVTDGAYTNKAPGGVAYRCSFRVTEASFFIERLVQTAAYELGIDPVELRRKNFIQPEQFPYTSATGFVYDSGNYEAALDKALEMLGYEDLKAEQARARDEGKLIGIGLATFTEVVGAGPSKDYDILGLKMFDSAELRVHPTGKAILKIGVQTQGQGHETTFAQIVANELGIPPSDILVQHGDTDNTPYGLGTYASRSTPTAGAATAVVSRKLREKAKQLAAHLLEVAPEDLEWVGDRFQVRGAPDRQTTIQEAAFAAYTNHPQGMEAGLEGVTYYDPPNMTYPFGAYAVAVEVDRGTGQWKVRRMVAVDDCGVRINPMIVEGQIMGGLTEGFAMAAMELITFDELGNCIGSNFSDYLIPTSWETPKFELGETVTPSPHHPIGAKGVGESATVGSPAAFVNAVVDALAHAGVRELEMPIGPDKVWKA; this comes from the coding sequence ATGACCCAGGATCACACGGCCGAGCACTGGCTGGGCAAGAGCGTCAAGCGCAAGGAGGACGACCGCTTCCTCCAGGGCAAGGGCAACTACGTCGACGACATCAACCTGCCCGGCATGCTGCACATGTCGATCCTGCGCAGCCCGGTGGCCCACGCCCGCATCAACTCGATCGACACCTCGGCCGCCGAGGCCGTCGACGGCGTGGTCGCGGTGGTCACCGGCGAGCTGCTGGCCCAGCACAACCTGGCCTGGATGCCGACCCTGTCCGGCGACACCCAGGCCGTGCTGGCCACCGACAAGGTGCGCATGCAGGGCCAGGAGGTCGCCTGCGTGATCGCCGAGGACCCCTACATCGCCCACGACGCCCTGGAGCTGATCGAGGTCGACTACGACCCGCTGCCGGTGGTGGTCACCCCCCAACAGAGCCTCGAGCCCGGCGCCCCGGTGATCCGGGACGACAAGGAAGACAAGCACGACAACCGCATCTACCACTGGGAGGCGGGCGACAAGGAGGCCACCGACGAGGCCTTCGCCAAGGCCGACCGGGTGGTCTCCTACGAGACCTTCTACCCGCGCTGCCACCCGGCCCCGATGGAGACCTGCGGCTGCGTGGCCGACGTCAACCCGGTCACCGGCAAGGCCACCATCTACATGACCTCCCAGGCCCCGCACGCCCACCGGACGGTGTTCGCGCTGGTCGCCGGCCTGCCCGAGCACCAGATCCAGATCGTCTCACCCGATATCGGCGGCGGCTTCGGCAACAAGGTCCCCATCTACCCCGGCTACGTGGTCGCCACCGCGGCCTCGCTGCTGCTGGGCCGGCCGGTCAAGTGGATCGAGGACCGCACCGGCAACCTGATCTCCACCGGCTTCGCCCGCGACTTCTACATGAAGGGCGAGCTCGCCGTGGACAACGACGGCAAGATGCTCGGCCTGCGGGTCAACATGCTGTCCGACCAGGGCTACGCCTACGCCGACGCCCAGCCGAGCAAGCTCAAGGCGGGCCTGTTCCACATCGTCACTGGCTCCTACGACATCCCCGCGGCCCACGTGGTCACCGACGGCGCCTACACCAACAAGGCCCCCGGCGGGGTCGCCTACCGCTGCTCGTTCCGGGTCACCGAGGCGTCGTTCTTCATCGAGCGCCTCGTCCAGACGGCCGCCTACGAGCTCGGGATCGACCCGGTCGAGCTGCGCCGGAAGAACTTCATCCAGCCCGAGCAGTTCCCCTACACCTCGGCCACCGGCTTCGTCTACGACTCCGGCAACTACGAGGCGGCGCTGGACAAGGCCCTGGAGATGCTCGGCTACGAGGACCTCAAGGCCGAGCAGGCCCGGGCCCGCGACGAGGGCAAGCTGATCGGGATCGGGCTGGCCACCTTCACCGAGGTGGTCGGGGCCGGGCCGAGCAAGGACTACGACATCCTCGGCCTCAAGATGTTCGACTCGGCCGAGCTGCGGGTCCACCCGACCGGCAAGGCGATCCTCAAGATCGGCGTCCAGACCCAGGGCCAGGGCCACGAGACGACCTTCGCCCAGATCGTGGCCAACGAGCTCGGCATCCCGCCCTCCGACATCCTGGTGCAGCACGGCGACACCGACAACACCCCCTACGGGCTGGGGACCTACGCCTCCCGCAGCACCCCGACGGCCGGGGCGGCCACGGCCGTGGTCTCGCGCAAGCTGCGCGAGAAGGCCAAGCAGCTGGCCGCCCACCTGCTGGAGGTCGCCCCCGAGGACCTGGAGTGGGTCGGCGACCGGTTCCAGGTCCGGGGCGCCCCCGACCGGCAGACCACCATCCAGGAGGCCGCCTTCGCCGCCTACACCAACCACCCGCAGGGGATGGAGGCGGGCCTGGAGGGCGTCACCTACTACGACCCGCCCAACATGACGTATCCGTTCGGGGCCTACGCGGTCGCGGTCGAGGTCGACCGGGGCACCGGCCAGTGGAAGGTCAGGCGGATGGTGGCGGTCGACGACTGCGGGGTCCGGATCAACCCGATGATCGTCGAGGGCCAGATCATGGGCGGGCTCACCGAGGGGTTCGCCATGGCCGCCATGGAGCTGATCACCTTCGACGAGCTGGGCAACTGCATCGGGTCGAACTTCTCCGACTACCTGATCCCGACCTCCTGGGAGACGCCCAAGTTCGAGCTGGGCGAGACCGTGACCCCCTCGCCCCACCATCCGATCGGGGCCAAGGGGGTGGGGGAGTCGGCCACCGTCGGGTCCCCGGCGGCGTTCGTCAACGCGGTCGTGGACGCCCTGGCCCACGCCGGCGTGCGCGAGCTGGAGATGCCCATCGGTCCCGACAAGGTCTGGAAGGC